A section of the Sporosarcina sp. ANT_H38 genome encodes:
- a CDS encoding leucyl aminopeptidase, whose translation MKTKIMKPDFETVETDVLIIGVPEHPENITGWDGFVSSFSSRIPEWVKSGDIKTQFKKIVKMPSVEVGGYKRVIFIGLGLHKELTEDRLRQVFAAVGKELANVKVASAAIWTAPFTNDKLTCEDVVFAATEGIGLGMYKFEGYRTDSNERDVVLETLSFLSSFDEDELKAAFEVGKVHAYAVNEARNLVNMPPNILTATKMAEYAREVAGKYDFEIEILGKKEMEELGMGAILAVNKGSVEEPKLIVMKYAATEKWENVIGLVGKGITYDTGGYSLKPKDGMVGMKGDMGGAAAVLGAMTIIGELRPAKNVIAVIASTDNMVSGDAFKPDDVITSLSGKTIEVLNTDAEGRLVLADAVTYAKQAGADCLIDVATLTGGVIVALGMDKTGALTNDEEFFEEFMQASIETDEFVWRLPLTENDKKRLRKSEVADLNNSPGRDGHMIFGGGFVGEFVGDTPWIHLDIAGTSDSIAAHDLGPKGATGVMVRTLATLVERLADTDIEAQ comes from the coding sequence ATGAAAACGAAAATTATGAAACCGGATTTTGAAACTGTAGAAACAGATGTACTTATAATTGGTGTACCCGAACATCCGGAAAATATAACAGGTTGGGACGGTTTCGTCAGTTCTTTTAGCTCCCGTATACCAGAATGGGTTAAATCTGGTGATATTAAAACACAATTCAAAAAAATAGTCAAAATGCCTTCAGTAGAAGTTGGAGGTTACAAACGTGTAATCTTCATCGGACTTGGCTTGCATAAAGAATTGACGGAGGATCGTTTGCGTCAGGTATTTGCAGCGGTCGGAAAAGAGCTTGCAAATGTGAAAGTAGCTTCTGCTGCCATTTGGACGGCTCCATTCACGAATGACAAGTTGACGTGTGAAGATGTTGTTTTTGCGGCAACGGAAGGTATTGGGCTCGGCATGTACAAGTTTGAAGGATACCGTACGGATTCAAACGAACGCGATGTTGTACTTGAAACACTGTCATTCTTATCTTCATTTGATGAAGACGAGTTGAAAGCGGCCTTTGAGGTAGGGAAGGTACATGCATACGCGGTTAATGAAGCACGAAATCTTGTTAATATGCCACCCAATATATTAACAGCGACTAAAATGGCTGAATATGCCCGTGAAGTTGCTGGGAAATATGATTTTGAAATCGAGATACTTGGTAAAAAAGAAATGGAAGAACTCGGTATGGGTGCAATTCTTGCGGTCAATAAAGGTTCAGTAGAAGAGCCTAAATTAATCGTCATGAAATATGCTGCAACTGAAAAATGGGAAAATGTCATCGGCCTTGTCGGCAAAGGAATTACATATGATACCGGCGGCTATTCATTGAAACCAAAAGATGGAATGGTTGGTATGAAAGGTGATATGGGTGGTGCAGCTGCTGTTCTTGGAGCTATGACAATTATAGGAGAGCTGCGTCCAGCAAAAAATGTCATCGCAGTTATTGCATCAACGGACAATATGGTTTCTGGAGATGCTTTCAAACCAGATGATGTTATCACATCACTGAGTGGCAAAACGATTGAGGTGCTCAATACAGATGCAGAAGGGCGTCTTGTTCTAGCAGATGCGGTTACATACGCTAAGCAGGCTGGTGCAGACTGTCTGATTGACGTCGCGACACTGACAGGCGGCGTCATCGTCGCACTTGGTATGGATAAAACAGGGGCACTTACGAATGATGAAGAATTCTTCGAAGAGTTCATGCAGGCATCCATTGAAACGGATGAATTCGTTTGGAGACTTCCATTGACTGAAAATGATAAGAAAAGACTCCGTAAAAGTGAAGTAGCAGATTTGAATAATTCACCAGGTAGAGATGGACATATGATCTTCGGCGGTGGATTTGTAGGAGAGTTTGTTGGTGACACACCTTGGATCCATCTGGATATCGCGGGGACATCTGATTCAATTGCCGCACATGATTTAGGTCCGAAAGGTGCAACGGGTGTCATGGTGCGAACGCTGGCAACTCTTGTTGAACGGTTAGCCGATACTGATATAGAAGCGCAATAG
- a CDS encoding divergent PAP2 family protein, producing MALLQNTPLVAALFGILFAQFVKIPIHYFLVGKLDWKLMTSTGGMPSSHSAAVTSLTTAIAYEEGLGSPMFAVSAIFAVIVMFDATGIRYQAGQQALIINQMRVDFQTFVQEAKGWQQKDGQQKILELKTLLGHKPSEVFAGAVTGILISVIIYTFII from the coding sequence ATGGCCTTATTACAAAATACCCCGCTCGTTGCGGCATTATTCGGTATATTATTTGCACAATTCGTCAAAATTCCGATTCATTATTTCTTGGTAGGTAAACTTGACTGGAAACTAATGACTTCAACAGGTGGAATGCCCAGCTCACATTCAGCTGCAGTTACATCTTTGACGACTGCAATTGCTTACGAAGAAGGATTAGGATCACCTATGTTTGCAGTTTCTGCCATCTTTGCCGTCATTGTCATGTTTGATGCAACGGGAATTCGTTATCAGGCAGGGCAACAAGCACTGATTATCAATCAAATGCGAGTAGACTTCCAGACGTTCGTTCAAGAAGCAAAAGGTTGGCAGCAGAAAGATGGTCAGCAAAAAATTCTAGAGTTAAAAACGTTGCTAGGTCACAAACCAAGCGAAGTGTTTGCAGGTGCTGTAACTGGTATCCTTATCTCTGTTATTATCTACACATTCATCATCTAA
- a CDS encoding YuiB family protein, with protein MGTISITHVVLSVMIFIVMFFGIGFLLNMLLRMTWLMAIIYPIVVILIIDEVSVYEYVTKPAHAFQLLGDKIMALHTADVLILASGLIGAIISGFVIKLLRKQGYQMF; from the coding sequence TTGGGGACCATTTCAATAACGCACGTCGTTTTATCTGTAATGATTTTCATAGTTATGTTTTTTGGTATAGGATTCCTATTAAATATGCTTCTCCGTATGACATGGTTGATGGCTATCATTTATCCAATTGTCGTCATACTAATTATTGATGAAGTAAGTGTATATGAATACGTCACGAAACCGGCACACGCGTTCCAACTTCTTGGTGACAAGATCATGGCACTCCATACGGCAGACGTACTTATTTTAGCAAGCGGACTTATCGGAGCGATAATTTCAGGTTTTGTTATTAAGTTACTCAGAAAACAAGGTTATCAAATGTTTTAA
- a CDS encoding nuclease-related domain-containing protein, translated as MGNFIRKSRKAPLKLEGLYAAIRRLPQGHGTLPILETAYASRKAGFGGEQQLDKVFENYSFPMKYRVLHDVSLTSSTPFQIDTLFVTPAYAVIFEVKNISGELKIVSNPPQLIRVLDNGEVKGFNSPITQVENIRTLLQDWFHTRNISLPVYTAIVLAYSKQRVELFDTKTPFLFPNAVPNFIRNLPIAPPLLNDEAFSMLINDLVKSHREYIPSPICLTYPEIKSKILTGVACPSCNFFGMQKYMKGWRCTACGRTSPDAHKQAIRDWFLLYGGKMRNKDCRAFLHIERQSATRVLQGMNLRLEGANRNRTYSMFIE; from the coding sequence ATGGGAAATTTCATTAGAAAATCAAGAAAAGCGCCATTGAAATTAGAAGGGCTCTATGCTGCAATTAGACGTTTGCCACAGGGGCATGGAACATTGCCGATTTTGGAAACTGCATATGCTTCGAGAAAAGCAGGTTTTGGTGGAGAGCAACAATTGGACAAGGTTTTTGAAAATTACTCTTTTCCAATGAAATATCGTGTGTTGCATGATGTATCGCTAACATCAAGTACTCCTTTTCAAATCGACACGCTATTCGTCACCCCAGCATATGCGGTCATATTTGAAGTGAAGAATATTTCAGGTGAGCTTAAAATAGTTAGCAATCCACCGCAATTAATCCGCGTCCTCGATAATGGAGAAGTGAAAGGATTCAATAGCCCCATTACGCAAGTCGAGAACATTCGTACCTTGCTACAAGATTGGTTTCACACACGAAATATTTCATTACCTGTTTATACTGCAATTGTTTTAGCGTATTCCAAACAGCGTGTTGAACTGTTTGATACGAAAACCCCATTTCTTTTCCCTAATGCGGTACCGAACTTCATCCGGAATTTACCGATAGCTCCCCCACTATTGAATGATGAAGCGTTCTCGATGCTGATAAATGACCTTGTCAAAAGCCACCGAGAATACATTCCGTCGCCTATCTGTCTAACCTATCCTGAGATAAAGAGCAAGATCCTGACTGGTGTCGCATGTCCGTCCTGCAACTTTTTTGGTATGCAGAAGTACATGAAAGGATGGCGTTGTACGGCATGCGGTAGGACAAGCCCCGACGCACATAAACAGGCAATCCGAGATTGGTTTCTTTTATATGGTGGAAAAATGAGAAATAAAGATTGCCGTGCATTTTTGCATATTGAGCGCCAAAGCGCAACTCGTGTCTTGCAGGGCATGAATTTACGACTAGAAGGTGCTAATCGAAACCGAACCTACTCAATGTTTATTGAATAG